One window of Bacteroides sp. genomic DNA carries:
- a CDS encoding glycosyltransferase encodes MIEFFKALQFIVENGIIILTIFIFGSYTALAVFSAIAMLRYMRKNSFVDYNVLLSSPLAPSISVIAPAYNEGKTIVDNIRSLLSLHYNDFEVIIINDGSTDDSMEKVIKAYDLEPVNLLFEQKLKTKPVKAIYKSRNKAFSKLIVVDKENGGKADALNVGINLAQKDYISAIDVDSILVEDALLIMAKPFLEEDGHKVIASGGVIRIANSCKIEDGRITEINLPKRFLPRIQVLEYTRAFLMGRMAWSKLNGLLLISGAFGMFDRDVVIKCGGYNTNLVGEDMELIVRMRRYMAEHKEKYRVIYIPDPLCWTEAPSTLKVLTRQRDRWTRGTMESLFKHFKLFFNPRYKALGLLGHPYWFFLEWLAPIIEFIGIVYFIIIAILGYPNWPFFFLLLATVFLFAITLSFWAVLFEELSFHRYNKRREVVKMLFTSVLEPIFYHPVILFSTIRGNFKFFIGEKTWGKMDRQGFSGDGDQDKEIKEVEGAQPETLAS; translated from the coding sequence ATGATAGAATTTTTCAAAGCCCTGCAATTTATTGTGGAAAATGGTATCATCATCCTGACCATTTTCATTTTCGGGTCATATACTGCCCTGGCAGTATTCTCGGCCATTGCCATGCTGCGTTACATGAGGAAAAATAGTTTTGTCGACTATAATGTCCTGTTGTCTTCACCACTGGCCCCATCCATCTCAGTGATCGCTCCCGCTTACAATGAGGGTAAAACCATCGTCGATAACATCCGCAGCCTCCTCTCCCTTCACTACAACGATTTTGAGGTCATCATCATAAATGATGGGAGCACCGATGACTCAATGGAAAAGGTCATCAAGGCCTACGACCTGGAGCCGGTAAATCTTTTGTTTGAACAAAAACTGAAAACTAAGCCGGTTAAAGCCATCTACAAATCACGCAATAAGGCATTTTCTAAACTCATTGTTGTTGATAAGGAAAATGGCGGGAAGGCCGATGCCCTGAACGTGGGCATTAATCTTGCGCAAAAAGACTATATCTCGGCTATCGACGTCGACTCTATCCTTGTTGAAGACGCCCTGCTGATTATGGCCAAACCTTTCCTCGAAGAAGATGGGCACAAGGTTATTGCTTCCGGGGGAGTCATCCGCATTGCCAACTCCTGTAAAATTGAAGATGGAAGGATTACAGAAATAAATTTACCTAAACGCTTCCTGCCCCGGATACAGGTACTGGAATATACCCGCGCCTTCCTGATGGGTCGTATGGCATGGAGTAAATTGAATGGTCTGTTGCTGATCTCAGGAGCCTTCGGGATGTTTGACCGCGATGTGGTAATCAAGTGCGGGGGCTACAACACCAACCTGGTGGGTGAAGACATGGAACTCATTGTCAGGATGCGCCGCTATATGGCCGAGCATAAAGAGAAGTACCGCGTGATCTATATTCCCGACCCCCTTTGCTGGACAGAAGCCCCATCAACCCTGAAGGTGCTTACTCGTCAGCGCGACCGTTGGACACGCGGCACCATGGAAAGCCTATTCAAACATTTCAAATTGTTCTTTAACCCGCGCTACAAAGCATTGGGCTTGCTGGGTCACCCCTACTGGTTCTTCCTTGAGTGGCTCGCTCCCATCATTGAATTCATCGGAATCGTGTACTTCATTATTATTGCAATTCTGGGATATCCCAACTGGCCCTTCTTTTTCCTGCTGCTGGCCACGGTATTCCTGTTTGCCATAACCCTTAGCTTCTGGGCCGTATTGTTCGAAGAATTGTCGTTCCACCGCTATAATAAACGGCGGGAAGTCGTGAAGATGCTATTCACCTCGGTGCTCGAGCCCATCTTTTATCATCCGGTCATTTTGTTCTCGACCATTCGCGGAAACTTCAAGTTTTTCATTGGCGAAAAGACTTGGGGCAAGATGGACAGGCAAGGCTTTTCCGGAGATGGCGATCAAGACAAAGAAATCAAAGAAGTGGAAGGTGCTCAGCCAGAAACTCTCGCATCCTAA
- a CDS encoding YicC/YloC family endoribonuclease: protein MIKSMTGFGKSTCQLDGSSVAVEVRSLNSKTLDVSLKIPGNYREKEQIIRNLAGQVLVRGKVEVHMAIENFAANTDISINRPLLEKYYRELVDIAEGLQAPLPNDLITTITRFPEVLKQSPQEENEEQWMAIEQAIREAMEQADAFRQSEGAHLAEDLHARIEVIRNLLGQIAPLESQRIETLKGRLLKGLSELKDAGTPDPNRFEQELIFYLEKLDITEEKVRLAKHLDYFEDTMRTEEIAGKKLGFISQEIGREINTIGSKANDADIQKFVVQMKDELEKVKEQLLNIL from the coding sequence ATGATCAAATCGATGACAGGCTTTGGCAAATCGACTTGCCAGCTGGATGGAAGCAGTGTTGCCGTGGAAGTCAGGTCGCTAAACAGCAAGACCCTGGACGTTTCGCTAAAAATTCCCGGAAATTACAGGGAAAAGGAACAGATCATCCGGAACCTGGCCGGGCAAGTGCTTGTAAGGGGTAAGGTGGAAGTACACATGGCCATAGAGAATTTCGCAGCGAATACTGATATAAGCATCAACCGGCCTTTGCTTGAAAAATATTACCGTGAACTGGTTGATATTGCCGAAGGCCTTCAGGCGCCCTTGCCCAATGATTTGATCACTACCATCACCCGTTTCCCCGAGGTGCTGAAGCAAAGCCCCCAGGAAGAGAATGAAGAACAATGGATGGCCATCGAACAAGCCATTCGCGAGGCCATGGAGCAGGCTGACGCCTTCAGGCAGTCGGAAGGTGCCCACCTGGCCGAGGACCTGCACGCACGCATTGAGGTGATACGAAATCTATTGGGGCAGATTGCACCCCTTGAGTCCCAGCGGATTGAAACACTGAAGGGCAGGCTGCTGAAAGGTCTTAGCGAGCTGAAGGATGCCGGGACCCCTGACCCAAACCGCTTTGAGCAGGAGCTGATCTTTTACCTGGAGAAACTGGACATCACCGAGGAAAAGGTTCGCCTGGCCAAGCATCTCGATTATTTTGAAGACACGATGCGTACCGAGGAAATCGCGGGCAAAAAGTTGGGGTTTATCTCACAGGAGATCGGGCGAGAGATCAATACCATAGGCAGCAAGGCCAACGATGCCGACATCCAGAAGTTTGTTGTACAGATGAAGGATGAGTTGGAAAAGGTCAAGGAGCAACTGTTGAATATTTTATAG
- the gmk gene encoding guanylate kinase: MEGKLFIFSAPSGAGKTSIVKALLKKMPQLEFSVSATSRPMRPGEVDGVDYYFLSPESFREKIDNNEFLEWEEVYEGSYYGTLYAEIERIWNKGHHVVFDVDVAGGITIKKQFGDKALAIFVMPPSLEELEKRLVNRKTESPESLKKRLTKAGYELSFSRVFDRIVVNDVLETAIAEAEGLVLEFLQNP, encoded by the coding sequence ATGGAAGGGAAGCTATTCATATTTTCTGCCCCATCAGGCGCCGGCAAGACCAGTATCGTCAAGGCCCTCCTCAAAAAAATGCCGCAGCTGGAGTTTTCCGTTTCAGCCACCAGCAGGCCAATGCGACCAGGCGAGGTCGATGGGGTGGATTATTACTTTCTTAGCCCCGAATCGTTCAGGGAGAAGATCGACAACAACGAATTCCTGGAATGGGAAGAGGTTTACGAAGGGAGTTATTACGGCACCCTGTATGCAGAGATCGAACGCATCTGGAATAAAGGACATCATGTAGTGTTCGATGTGGATGTTGCCGGTGGCATTACTATCAAAAAGCAATTTGGGGATAAGGCACTGGCCATTTTTGTGATGCCGCCATCCCTGGAAGAACTGGAAAAACGACTGGTGAATCGTAAGACTGAAAGCCCCGAAAGCCTTAAAAAAAGGCTTACCAAAGCCGGGTACGAGTTAAGTTTTTCACGTGTGTTTGACCGTATCGTGGTCAATGATGTTCTGGAAACTGCCATTGCAGAGGCTGAAGGGCTGGTCCTGGAATTTCTTCAAAACCCATGA
- the nadD gene encoding nicotinate (nicotinamide) nucleotide adenylyltransferase: protein MKEQKSKIRTGLFSGSFNPVHTGHLIIAHHLLQYTDLQEIWFVITPHNPLKDQSDLLTDEVRLELLHLALEGQQGFRICEREMSLPRPSYTYKTLEILRKEFPERDFVLVIGSDNLKVFDQWKNNEKILSETDIYVYPRKNTMGSDYEKHERVKTIEAPLIEISSTFIREAFRSGKDPRYMLPEKVYRRIKEKRYLD from the coding sequence ATGAAAGAACAGAAATCAAAGATCCGTACGGGTTTGTTTTCGGGCTCTTTTAATCCGGTGCATACCGGGCACCTGATCATTGCCCATCACCTCCTCCAATACACTGATCTGCAGGAGATCTGGTTCGTGATTACGCCACATAACCCCCTGAAGGATCAAAGCGACCTGCTGACCGACGAGGTCAGGCTGGAACTTTTGCACCTGGCCCTGGAAGGCCAGCAGGGATTCAGAATATGCGAGCGGGAGATGAGCCTTCCACGGCCATCTTATACCTACAAAACCTTAGAGATCCTTAGAAAAGAGTTTCCCGAAAGGGATTTCGTGCTGGTCATTGGCAGCGACAACCTGAAGGTATTCGATCAATGGAAAAATAATGAGAAGATCCTTTCGGAAACTGATATATACGTGTATCCGCGCAAAAACACGATGGGATCAGATTATGAAAAGCATGAGAGGGTAAAGACCATAGAGGCCCCGCTGATCGAGATCTCATCTACCTTTATCAGGGAAGCATTCCGCAGTGGGAAAGACCCCCGCTATATGCTGCCTGAGAAAGTGTACAGAAGGATAAAAGAGAAAAGATACCTGGATTAG
- the metK gene encoding methionine adenosyltransferase has product MGYLFTSESVSEGHPDKVADQISDALLDEFLRQDPNSKVACETLVTTGLVVCGGEVKTDAYVDIQSVVRDVLKEIGYTDSALKFEAESCGVISAIHEQSPDIRQGVERFLEEDQGAGDQGMMFGYASRETDEYMPLSLDLSHILLQQLARIRKEGKVMTYLRPDSKSQVTIEYDEGHQPIRLDTIVISTQHDEFVLPTDDSFEAKELAEREMQQQIKEDIIKYLIPSAMDELPVRVKPLFENGYRLLVNPTGKFVIGGPHGDTGLTGRKIIVDTYGGKGAHGGGAFSGKDASKVDRSAAYAARHIARNMVASGLADEVLVQLAYAIGVADPVGVFINTYGTARVNLSDGQIADKIQQIFDLRPFAIIHRFGLKDPIFKRTTTYGHFGRSHYKEKVEVFYDGPGVEEEEVKRDGKTVKKKLKEVEFFAWEKEDYVEILKKEFGL; this is encoded by the coding sequence ATGGGATATTTATTTACCTCTGAATCGGTTTCAGAAGGGCATCCGGATAAAGTTGCAGATCAGATTTCTGATGCATTGCTTGATGAGTTCTTACGTCAGGACCCCAATTCCAAGGTGGCCTGCGAAACCCTTGTTACCACCGGTCTGGTCGTATGCGGGGGTGAAGTGAAAACTGATGCTTATGTTGACATACAAAGCGTTGTCAGGGATGTCCTGAAAGAGATCGGGTATACTGATTCGGCCCTGAAGTTTGAGGCCGAATCCTGTGGTGTCATTTCTGCCATACATGAACAGTCACCCGATATTCGTCAGGGCGTTGAACGTTTCCTGGAAGAAGATCAAGGGGCAGGCGATCAGGGAATGATGTTTGGTTATGCTTCCCGAGAAACGGACGAATATATGCCCCTTTCGCTCGACCTTTCACACATCTTGTTGCAGCAATTGGCCCGCATCCGTAAGGAGGGTAAGGTGATGACCTACCTGCGTCCCGACAGCAAGTCGCAGGTCACCATTGAATATGATGAAGGCCATCAGCCCATTCGCCTTGATACCATTGTGATCTCCACGCAGCACGACGAGTTTGTACTTCCCACCGACGATTCTTTCGAAGCCAAAGAACTGGCTGAGAGGGAAATGCAACAGCAGATCAAAGAGGATATCATCAAATATCTCATTCCTTCCGCAATGGATGAGCTGCCCGTTAGAGTCAAGCCTTTGTTTGAGAATGGCTACCGGTTGCTTGTCAACCCCACCGGCAAGTTTGTGATTGGAGGGCCTCATGGCGATACTGGCCTGACCGGGCGCAAGATTATTGTCGATACTTATGGAGGTAAAGGCGCGCACGGTGGAGGTGCTTTTTCAGGAAAAGATGCCAGCAAGGTGGACCGTTCGGCTGCCTATGCGGCCAGACATATCGCACGCAATATGGTGGCTTCAGGCCTTGCCGATGAGGTGCTCGTTCAGTTGGCATATGCTATTGGGGTGGCAGACCCCGTTGGTGTCTTTATCAACACCTATGGCACGGCACGCGTTAATCTTTCCGATGGCCAGATCGCAGATAAAATTCAGCAAATATTCGATCTCAGGCCTTTTGCTATCATTCACCGCTTTGGGCTGAAGGACCCCATTTTCAAAAGAACCACCACCTACGGGCATTTTGGCCGCAGCCATTATAAGGAGAAGGTCGAAGTGTTTTACGATGGGCCCGGCGTTGAGGAAGAAGAGGTAAAACGCGATGGAAAAACCGTAAAAAAGAAACTCAAAGAAGTGGAGTTTTTTGCCTGGGAAAAGGAAGACTATGTGGAGATCCTGAAGAAGGAATTTGGCCTCTAA
- the gldA gene encoding gliding motility-associated ABC transporter ATP-binding subunit GldA, with the protein MSIEAKEVTRLFGTQKALDKVSFSIRQSEVVALLGPNGAGKSTMMKILTCYLPQTDGQVSVFGFDVVTQPLEVRRRVGYLPEHNPLYLEMYVREYLEFVAGIHKLGKDSRKRVDEMIGMTGLSLEAGKKIGALSKGYRQRVGLAQALIHDPSVLILDEPTSGLDPNQLEEIRMLIRNIGKEKTVLLSTHIMQEVEAVCDRVIIVNRGHVVADAPTHQVQLLNQTSRIIRVSFDKPFPVKALQKMEGVVDVILSGEASCRIFTQSERDLRPEVFHYAVKNGLVILSMDHEEQSLEQVFRQLTA; encoded by the coding sequence ATGTCTATTGAAGCAAAAGAAGTAACCCGCTTATTCGGGACCCAGAAAGCCCTCGATAAAGTATCCTTTTCCATCAGGCAGAGTGAAGTTGTAGCCCTGCTGGGACCCAACGGTGCTGGGAAATCTACCATGATGAAGATCCTGACCTGTTACCTTCCTCAAACCGATGGGCAGGTGTCGGTGTTTGGCTTCGATGTCGTTACCCAGCCTTTGGAGGTGCGACGCCGTGTAGGTTATCTGCCAGAACACAATCCCCTTTATCTGGAGATGTACGTTAGGGAATACCTTGAATTCGTAGCTGGGATCCATAAGTTGGGTAAAGATTCCCGTAAAAGGGTGGATGAGATGATCGGGATGACCGGGCTGAGTCTTGAGGCAGGAAAAAAAATCGGGGCCCTTTCGAAGGGTTACCGCCAGCGTGTAGGGCTGGCCCAGGCCCTGATACACGATCCCAGTGTCCTGATCCTTGATGAACCCACCTCAGGCCTCGATCCCAATCAGCTGGAAGAGATACGCATGCTGATCCGCAACATTGGGAAGGAAAAGACTGTACTGCTTTCAACGCACATTATGCAGGAAGTAGAGGCTGTTTGCGATCGGGTGATCATTGTTAACCGCGGCCATGTGGTGGCCGATGCGCCCACCCACCAGGTGCAACTGCTCAATCAAACCTCACGGATCATTCGCGTGAGTTTCGATAAGCCATTCCCTGTTAAGGCCCTGCAGAAAATGGAAGGGGTGGTGGATGTGATCCTGTCCGGTGAAGCCAGTTGCAGGATTTTCACCCAGAGTGAGCGCGACCTCAGGCCCGAGGTATTTCATTATGCCGTAAAAAACGGTCTGGTAATCCTTTCCATGGATCACGAAGAGCAATCCCTCGAGCAAGTGTTTCGTCAACTTACGGCCTGA
- the rsgA gene encoding ribosome small subunit-dependent GTPase A gives MKGIVTKSTGSWYTVMDDTGQRHECRLRGKFKISGIKSTNPLAVGDHVEFTIEPDQNKGIIYSIEDRRNYIIRKATNLSRQTHIIAANLDQAMVIATLAEPRTSTGFIDRFLVTCEAYSIPAVIVFNKTDLYDEESLDYLDQLLQMYRQAGYPSLMVSATERENTDAFGETLRNKTTLLSGHSGVGKSTLINAIEPALNLKVQTISHVHLKGRHTTTFAEMFQLSNGGFIIDTPGIKEFGLVDFEPWELSHYFPEMRELFNKCRFDNCTHYNEPGCRVKEEVENGKISILRYQNYINMLLGEDTRA, from the coding sequence TTGAAAGGAATCGTCACAAAGTCCACAGGAAGCTGGTATACCGTCATGGATGATACCGGCCAGCGCCACGAATGCCGTCTGCGCGGGAAGTTTAAAATATCGGGCATCAAGTCAACCAATCCCCTGGCCGTAGGCGACCATGTCGAATTTACGATCGAGCCCGACCAAAACAAAGGGATCATTTATTCGATTGAAGACCGGAGAAATTATATCATCCGGAAGGCTACAAACCTGAGCCGTCAAACCCATATCATTGCTGCCAACCTGGATCAGGCCATGGTAATAGCCACCCTGGCGGAGCCGAGAACCTCCACAGGCTTTATCGACCGTTTCCTGGTAACCTGCGAGGCTTACAGCATTCCTGCTGTGATTGTTTTCAACAAGACGGACCTTTACGATGAAGAAAGTCTGGATTACCTCGATCAGCTTCTGCAAATGTACCGGCAGGCAGGGTACCCCAGCCTTATGGTTTCAGCCACTGAAAGGGAAAACACCGACGCCTTCGGGGAGACCCTTCGCAACAAGACAACCCTGTTGAGCGGTCATTCAGGGGTAGGCAAATCGACTCTTATCAACGCCATTGAACCAGCGCTGAACCTGAAGGTTCAAACCATCTCACATGTGCATTTAAAAGGGCGGCATACCACAACTTTTGCCGAAATGTTCCAGCTGAGCAATGGCGGATTTATCATCGACACCCCGGGCATAAAGGAATTTGGACTGGTTGACTTTGAGCCTTGGGAACTATCGCATTATTTTCCTGAGATGCGCGAGTTATTCAACAAGTGCCGTTTTGACAACTGCACTCATTACAACGAACCGGGCTGCCGGGTTAAGGAAGAAGTAGAGAACGGCAAGATCAGCATTTTACGTTATCAGAACTATATAAACATGCTGCTGGGTGAAGATACCCGCGCATAA
- the dtd gene encoding D-aminoacyl-tRNA deacylase, with amino-acid sequence MRVVIQRVEKASVEIDGHEHCSIDKGMLILTGIEDTDTQEDVNWLAGKIARLRIFDDANGVMNLAVTETGGGILVVSQFTLHASTKKGNRPSYFRASGPERAVPVYESFLKQLEKESGIMVKSGIFGAMMKVALVNDGPVTIIIDSKAKE; translated from the coding sequence ATGAGGGTTGTGATCCAAAGGGTTGAAAAGGCCAGCGTTGAAATTGACGGGCACGAGCATTGTTCTATTGATAAGGGTATGCTTATACTAACAGGCATTGAAGACACCGACACCCAGGAGGATGTAAATTGGCTCGCTGGTAAAATTGCAAGACTTCGAATCTTCGATGACGCAAACGGAGTAATGAACCTGGCTGTAACGGAAACCGGGGGCGGGATTTTGGTTGTCAGCCAATTTACCCTGCATGCAAGTACAAAAAAGGGGAACCGCCCCTCCTATTTCCGGGCTTCAGGACCTGAACGTGCTGTCCCCGTTTACGAATCCTTCCTGAAACAATTGGAAAAGGAATCAGGAATTATGGTGAAGTCAGGTATTTTTGGGGCCATGATGAAAGTTGCACTGGTGAATGATGGACCAGTCACCATCATTATTGATTCGAAGGCAAAGGAATAA
- a CDS encoding nucleotide pyrophosphohydrolase, whose amino-acid sequence MTLREAQDKIDQWINTTGVRYFSELTNLAMLTEEVGEVARIMARTYGDQSFKESDREKFLADELADVLFVLICIANQTGIDLTTALEKNLQKKTLRDTQRHQENPKLKKNPGT is encoded by the coding sequence ATGACATTAAGAGAAGCACAGGATAAAATTGACCAGTGGATCAACACCACCGGGGTGAGGTATTTCAGCGAACTGACCAATCTGGCCATGCTGACTGAAGAAGTTGGGGAAGTAGCAAGAATCATGGCCCGCACCTATGGTGATCAGTCCTTTAAGGAAAGTGACCGGGAAAAATTTCTGGCTGATGAACTGGCTGATGTGTTGTTTGTTCTTATCTGCATTGCTAACCAAACGGGGATTGACCTGACAACCGCCCTGGAAAAGAACCTGCAAAAGAAAACCCTGCGCGACACGCAAAGGCACCAGGAAAATCCAAAACTAAAGAAGAATCCCGGAACTTGA
- a CDS encoding beta-ketoacyl-ACP synthase III → MTKINSLITGIHGYVPDYVLTNQELETIVDTTDEWITTRTGIKERRILKGEGRGTSDMGAEAVKGLLEKRGIAPSEVDMLICCTVTPDMKFPATANVISDKVGIRNAFSFDLNAACSGFIYGLITGSMYLQSGLYKKVVVVGADKMSSIVDYTDRQTCVIFGDGAGAILLEPSEEELGIRDHEFHSDGSGRIHLHMKAGGSVKPPSHETIDSREHYVYQEGQPVFKFAVTNMAEVSASVIRKNNMTGDDIAWLVPHQANLRIIEATARRSCIPMERVMVNIQKYGNTTNATIPLCLWEWEEKLKKGDNIILTAFGGGFTWGGIWLKWAYDSN, encoded by the coding sequence ATGACAAAAATCAATTCATTAATAACTGGGATTCACGGTTATGTTCCGGATTATGTACTGACAAATCAGGAGCTCGAAACCATTGTTGACACAACGGATGAATGGATCACTACCCGAACGGGGATCAAGGAACGCAGGATCCTGAAGGGTGAGGGCAGGGGTACTTCCGATATGGGTGCCGAGGCAGTGAAGGGTTTGCTTGAAAAGCGGGGGATAGCCCCCTCCGAGGTTGATATGCTGATTTGCTGCACGGTAACCCCCGATATGAAGTTTCCTGCAACGGCCAATGTAATCAGTGATAAGGTGGGCATTCGAAATGCCTTCAGTTTTGACCTAAATGCTGCCTGCTCAGGTTTTATCTATGGTTTGATCACGGGGTCAATGTACCTTCAATCGGGCTTATACAAAAAAGTGGTGGTTGTGGGGGCTGACAAGATGTCCTCCATTGTAGACTATACCGACCGGCAAACCTGTGTGATCTTTGGCGATGGGGCAGGGGCCATTTTGCTGGAGCCTTCGGAGGAAGAACTCGGCATCAGGGATCACGAATTTCACTCAGATGGTTCCGGACGAATTCACTTGCATATGAAGGCTGGTGGATCGGTTAAACCCCCAAGCCATGAAACAATTGATTCCCGCGAGCATTATGTATACCAGGAAGGGCAGCCCGTCTTTAAATTTGCTGTCACCAATATGGCTGAAGTATCGGCTTCCGTGATCAGGAAGAACAATATGACTGGTGATGACATTGCCTGGCTGGTACCTCACCAGGCCAATCTTCGCATCATTGAAGCCACTGCCCGTCGTTCTTGCATCCCCATGGAGCGTGTGATGGTCAATATCCAGAAATACGGCAATACCACCAACGCCACCATCCCCCTCTGCCTCTGGGAGTGGGAGGAAAAATTGAAAAAGGGCGATAATATTATTTTAACGGCTTTTGGCGGTGGCTTTACCTGGGGTGGAATCTGGCTGAAATGGGCCTACGACTCCAATTAG
- the plsX gene encoding phosphate acyltransferase PlsX: MRIGLDVMGGDFAPKTTIEGAVLAQRVVPDTDKIVLFGDEKIIRDQLQVLGTDPAVFDIIHSPEVIGMGEQPTRAFAQKPESSISKGFRCLKKKRIDSFASAGNTGAMLVGSIYSVNTMQGVIRPATTAMIPKEDGKLGVLIDVGTNPDSKPDVMYQFGLLGSLYAQNVYNIDNPKVGLLNIGEEEDKGSLLTQSAFRLMKESSDFNFIGNVESRDLFKDKVDVVVCDGFTGNILLKNMEAMYRQIVKRGYGDDPFFARFNYENYGGTPILGINATVVIGHGISNAIAIKNMLLHSREVFYAGLTEKIHNAIDQYTQEKFFDAGME; encoded by the coding sequence ATGAGAATTGGATTAGATGTCATGGGTGGTGACTTTGCCCCCAAAACAACTATTGAAGGAGCAGTCCTTGCTCAGCGAGTGGTTCCGGATACTGACAAGATAGTTCTGTTTGGTGATGAAAAAATCATTCGGGACCAGCTCCAGGTACTTGGAACCGACCCTGCAGTTTTTGACATTATTCATAGCCCCGAGGTAATTGGGATGGGTGAACAACCCACGCGTGCGTTTGCCCAGAAACCTGAATCCAGCATTTCCAAGGGTTTCAGATGCCTGAAAAAAAAACGCATTGATTCCTTTGCCAGCGCTGGGAATACGGGCGCCATGCTGGTGGGCTCTATTTACAGTGTAAATACCATGCAGGGTGTGATCCGCCCGGCAACCACCGCCATGATCCCCAAGGAAGACGGTAAACTTGGTGTTCTCATTGATGTAGGTACCAATCCCGACAGCAAGCCAGATGTCATGTACCAGTTTGGCCTGCTGGGCTCTCTGTATGCACAAAATGTTTACAACATCGATAATCCCAAAGTGGGCCTGCTGAACATTGGTGAGGAAGAAGATAAAGGGAGCCTGCTCACCCAGTCAGCTTTCCGCCTTATGAAAGAATCTTCTGATTTCAACTTTATTGGGAATGTGGAGAGCCGTGACCTCTTTAAGGACAAGGTGGATGTGGTGGTCTGTGACGGATTCACCGGGAATATCCTGTTGAAGAATATGGAAGCCATGTATCGCCAGATCGTGAAGCGGGGCTATGGCGATGATCCATTTTTTGCCCGTTTTAATTATGAAAATTATGGGGGGACGCCAATCCTGGGCATTAATGCCACCGTGGTCATCGGGCATGGCATCTCCAATGCAATAGCCATAAAAAACATGCTTCTCCATTCGAGAGAAGTCTTTTATGCCGGTCTGACTGAAAAAATCCACAATGCGATTGATCAGTATACCCAGGAAAAATTCTTTGACGCTGGTATGGAATAG
- the rpmF gene encoding 50S ribosomal protein L32 yields the protein MAHPKSKISKTRRDKRRTHYKATEPALTTCPNCGATKLMHRVCPECGHYRGQLAIEKSATA from the coding sequence ATGGCACATCCAAAGAGTAAAATTTCCAAGACCCGCAGGGATAAGCGGAGGACGCATTACAAGGCGACAGAACCTGCCCTGACGACATGCCCCAACTGCGGAGCTACCAAGCTGATGCACCGGGTTTGCCCTGAGTGTGGTCACTACCGCGGTCAGCTTGCTATTGAGAAATCAGCAACTGCTTAA
- a CDS encoding DUF177 domain-containing protein, giving the protein MNPLKQLNIGFVGLSLGKHEFSFGIDDAFFACFEYSEVTKGNLQLDLLLEKQNNMLVLDFLIKGFVELVCDHCLETYQQSLEIERRLYVKFGDAFSEQTDEIIVIPVGESHFDVSQFVYEYVHLALPMQRIHAEDGVPGRGCDPAIVEKLNQYLAGKRPAGQTGENSPWEALKGLKFKD; this is encoded by the coding sequence TTGAACCCGCTGAAACAGCTAAATATTGGTTTCGTAGGTCTTTCGCTTGGGAAACATGAATTCTCTTTCGGGATCGACGATGCCTTTTTTGCTTGTTTTGAGTACTCAGAAGTCACAAAGGGGAACCTTCAATTGGATCTGCTATTAGAAAAGCAGAACAACATGCTGGTCCTTGACTTCTTAATCAAGGGTTTTGTTGAACTGGTTTGCGATCATTGCCTGGAAACCTATCAGCAGTCCCTTGAAATAGAAAGAAGGCTATACGTTAAATTTGGCGATGCTTTTTCGGAACAGACCGATGAAATCATTGTGATCCCTGTTGGCGAGAGCCATTTCGACGTATCGCAGTTTGTTTACGAATATGTTCATCTGGCGCTGCCCATGCAGCGCATTCATGCGGAGGATGGTGTTCCCGGAAGGGGATGCGATCCGGCAATCGTGGAGAAGCTTAATCAATATCTCGCGGGTAAGCGTCCTGCAGGTCAAACTGGTGAAAACTCTCCCTGGGAAGCCCTGAAAGGGCTAAAGTTTAAAGATTAA